The Treponema sp. OMZ 790 genome includes the window AATGAAGAATCCAAGCCTCCTGAAATGCCTACCACACATTTTGAACAGCCTATAAATTGAAGCCGCCTTGCAAGCGAAGCACTTTGAAGAAAAATAAGTTCCGAAAAAAAGTTCTTATAAATAAATTTTTTATGAACAGCACCACAATCCGGTAAAAAAGGATTTTTTGCTACAGACCGATTCAAGACTTTTTTATTTTGAAGTCTTTCTTTTTCGATTAAAATTTCCCAATCGGCGGCATTATAACTTAAAGAACGATTAAAGGATTGTAAAAATGAAATATCAACATCGGCAGCCAAATAAAGTTCTTTTTTTGAAGAAAAGGGTTCTTTTTTTAAAATAGATTCTTTTACAAACGAGGTAAACTCAAGCTCTTTTCCGTTTTCATAAATGCCGCATTCTCCTGCAAAAATATAATCGGAAACCGGCTCCCCTATTCCGCAGTTTGCAAAAAGAACTGCCGAGTTTTTTTCTGCCGAAAGAGTTTTGTATCTTTGTCTTAGTGTTGAATCGAAAAGAGGCCGAGTCCTTTGAACAAGAGGATTTAAAATTAAATCCGAACAAGAATCGGGATCAAAGGAAAAGGAAAAATCCTTGCTCGGCAGATTCAAAGACTCTGCCCCATAGCTTACAATAAATTTAAGATGCTTCCCAAAGGGAATATTTTCGCCGCCAATAGAAATATGGCAAGGATCTTCTTTAAAATCATAAAAAAATGAGCTTAAAAATTCCTCAGGACCATGCGGCACAATAGCCGATATTTTACCTCTGCCTATTATGGCCGAGCAAGTATAAAGTCTTTGTCTATATAAAAAAGGAAAACCGATAACGGACAAAACGGAAAAGGACGAAGTCTTCTCGGCTATGCTGCAAACAGTCTCCCAAGCTTTTTCGATTAAAAGGTTTTGTTTAAAAACGGAACCCAAAGAAGCTCCTGTGATTGAAAGCTGAGGAAAAAGAATGAGATTTACACCTTCTTTTTCGGCTTTTTTAATTTCTTGAATATGAAGGCTTAAGTTTAAATCCAAGTCTGCAAGGGAAATTCTAGGAGAAGAAACCGCAAAACGGTAAAACCCCAGCTCTTCAATATAAAAATCAAAGCCTTTTTTTTTATTCATTTTTTTTCCTTTTTTTTGTCTTGCAAATAAAGAATAAGCGTCGCAGCAAGAGAACCTAAAATCATTAGGGCGCATAAAATCTGTCCTGTCGATATGTTTTTCCATGATTCGTAAACATAAATATTTGCAGATCCGGTTCCCAAGGATATGGGATATCCCTTGTTTGCATCAGGCTGGCGGAAGTACTCTATAAAAAATCTAAAAAAACCGTAGCCCAAGGTATAGACACAAACCAAAAAACCGTTAAATGGCTTTTTTTTGCGAAGAAGCCATAAGATAAGCCAAAGCACAATTCCTTCAAACAAGGCCTCATAGAGCTGACTCGGATGACGGGGAAGATTTATCATGGCAGCGCCTTCCTGTACGGCGATACCGGCTTTTTCGGCAAAATCCCTTACCCAGCTTTCACTCAAATAAAAACGGTCAAAAAACGGTGCTTGCGGGAAAATCATGCCTATTTTAGAGGTAGTTATTCTCCCGTAAAGTTCTCCGTTTGCGAAGTTACCTAAACGTCCGAAGGTATAACCAAGAGGTATAGAGACAGCCATAAGGTCTGCTACAGCGGCAAATTTAAATTTATATTTTTTTGCCCAGAGCACAACCCCTAAAAAACCGCCTATAAAGCCGCCGTGATAGGACATACCTTGAAGACCCGTAAAAATCAAGCGGCCTTCCCCATCCCTTGCAAAAGGCCAAAATATGAGCCAAGGAGCTTTTAAATAGGTTTCGGGATTATAAACAAGGGTTCCGAAAATTCTAGCCCCTAAAATAAGGCCTAAAATTCCCCAGATAAAAAGATCGGCAATATCATCTTGAGTCATAGCTTTTTCACTGCCGGAATACTTTTCAAATTCTCCTTTTTTTACCTGATAAGAGAACAAAAAATAAGCAATTCCAAAGGCAACAAGGTACATAAGACCGTACCA containing:
- a CDS encoding NAD(+) synthase, producing the protein MNKKKGFDFYIEELGFYRFAVSSPRISLADLDLNLSLHIQEIKKAEKEGVNLILFPQLSITGASLGSVFKQNLLIEKAWETVCSIAEKTSSFSVLSVIGFPFLYRQRLYTCSAIIGRGKISAIVPHGPEEFLSSFFYDFKEDPCHISIGGENIPFGKHLKFIVSYGAESLNLPSKDFSFSFDPDSCSDLILNPLVQRTRPLFDSTLRQRYKTLSAEKNSAVLFANCGIGEPVSDYIFAGECGIYENGKELEFTSFVKESILKKEPFSSKKELYLAADVDISFLQSFNRSLSYNAADWEILIEKERLQNKKVLNRSVAKNPFLPDCGAVHKKFIYKNFFSELIFLQSASLARRLQFIGCSKCVVGISGGLDSSLALLVSAYSLKLLDADLKNIHAVTMPGFGTTEKTKNNALELAKILGCTVLEIPIDKALLQHFSDIGQDIKNHDIAYENAQARERTQILMDKANQIGGIMIGSGDLSESALGWMTYGGDQMSMYEVNSSIPKTLLKDCILSFADDKIFFEDEKKNAAFFEILSSIINTPVSPELLPPKNGEISQKTEDIIGPYELHDFFIYHAIGNGFSPKKVYFLALEAFKDCAYSKTEILKWLNIFYKRFFSQQFKRSCCPEGASVTGFSLSPRGEWIMPSEISVKIWQKELELLVKMM
- the lgt gene encoding prolipoprotein diacylglyceryl transferase; this translates as MLLAIQYPSWLHPEIIPGLPFLRWYGLMYLVAFGIAYFLFSYQVKKGEFEKYSGSEKAMTQDDIADLFIWGILGLILGARIFGTLVYNPETYLKAPWLIFWPFARDGEGRLIFTGLQGMSYHGGFIGGFLGVVLWAKKYKFKFAAVADLMAVSIPLGYTFGRLGNFANGELYGRITTSKIGMIFPQAPFFDRFYLSESWVRDFAEKAGIAVQEGAAMINLPRHPSQLYEALFEGIVLWLILWLLRKKKPFNGFLVCVYTLGYGFFRFFIEYFRQPDANKGYPISLGTGSANIYVYESWKNISTGQILCALMILGSLAATLILYLQDKKKEKK